A genome region from Panicum virgatum strain AP13 chromosome 4K, P.virgatum_v5, whole genome shotgun sequence includes the following:
- the LOC120703048 gene encoding DCN1-like protein 2, with protein MYKLGRGNRDKVQQFMTITGASEKVALQALKASDWHLEGAFDFFYSQPQISAVNTRHLEDIFNRYKEPDADMIMVEGVSQLCNDLQVDPQDIVMLVISWHMKAATMCEFTRQEFIGGLQSIGVDSIEKFRAKLPSLRAELKDDNKFREIYNFAFTWAREKGQKSLSLETAIGMWQLLFADRNWPLLDHWCQFLQVRHNKAISRDTWAQLLEFVKSIDPQLSNYDDEGAWPYLIDEFVEYLTENGLVQRKK; from the exons ATG TATAAGCTGGGGAGAGGAAACCGCGACAAGGTGCAGCAGTTCATGACCATAACCGGCGCCAG TGAGAAGGTTGCCCTTCAGGCACTGAAAGCTAGTGATTGGCACTTGGAAGGTGCTTTCGACTTCTTCTATAGCCAACCTCAGATTTCTGCAGTCAATACTCGGCATCTTGAAGACATTTTCAATAGATACAAAG AACCTGATGCTGATATGATCATGGTGGAGGGAGTATCTCAACTTTGCAATGATCTGCAG GTGGATCCTCAGGATATTGTCATG CTTGTCATATCATGGCACATGAAAGCCGCCACAATGTGTGAATTTACTCGCCAGGAATTCATTGGTGGACTGCAGTCTATTGG GGTAGATTCAATTGAGAAATTTCGTGCAAAGTTACCATCATTACGAGCTGAACTAAAAGATGACA ATAAGTTCCGTGAGATATACAACTTCGCGTTCACTTGGGCAAGAGAAAAG GGTCAAAAGTCTCTTTCACTGGAGACTGCTATTGGGATGTGGCAGTTGCTATTTGCTGACAGGAACTGGCCTCTTCTGGATCATTGGTGCCAGTTTTTACAG GTCAGGCACAATAAAGCCATATCTAGAGACACGTGGGCACAACTGCTGGAATTTGTAAAG TCGATTGATCCACAGCTATCCAACTATGACGACGAAGGTGCTTGGCCCTACCTCATAGATGAATTTGTGGAATACCTGACTGAGAATGGGTTGGTTCAGCGCAAAAAGTGA
- the LOC120703049 gene encoding RING-H2 finger protein ATL46-like, which translates to MAEAAAAYSSSPGSSAPRRLHGAGVVRDALLYGGLAAPPPPPPPPLPLQQLPPPVAQQAQGAGGGGGGGGGGGGGGGGKISPAVLFIIVILAVVFFISGLLHLLVRVLMKKQHRRGGRGGPASSSAAAARGDAGGADAALQRQLQQLFHLHDSGLDQAFIDALPVFAYREIVVGGGGDGDKEPFDCAVCLCEFDAEDRLRLLPLCGHAFHLNCIDTWLLSNSTCPLCRGVLFAPGFMGDDDPMFDFEERLEEGRLSEDCDDGFGIGLPGQKASGLAQTPAAEKRVFPVKLGKFKNVGTQGAVQGGNANANPSVLSRDQGESSSSSLDGRRCFSMGTYQYVLGTSELRVALQPGRVRNGAGGAMRGRPAGLSSINADIMEGKKICARNKGESFSVSKIWQWSNLKGKLPAGSDECSDAGSLPWMKRGGAADTSNI; encoded by the coding sequence ATGGCTGAAGCCGCGGCGGCGTACTCGTCCTCGCCCGGatcctccgccccgcgccgcctccatggCGCCGGCGTCGTCAGGGACGCGCTCCTGTACGGtggcctcgccgccccgcccccgcccccgcccccgccgctgccgttgcagcagctgccgccgccggtggcgcaGCAGGCGCAGGGCGCGGGtggcggagggggagggggagggggaggcgggggcgggggcggagggaAGATTAGCCCCGCGGTGCTCTTCATCATCGTGATTCTCGCCGTGGTGTTCTTCATCTCCGGCCTGCTCCACCTCCTCGTGCGCGTCCTCATGAAGAAGCagcaccgccgcggcggccgagggGGCCCCGCGtcttcgtcggcggcggcggcgcggggggacgccggcggggcggacgcggcGCTGCAGCGACAGCTGCAGCAGCTGTTCCACCTCCACGACTCCGGCCTGGACCAGGCCTTCATCGACGCGCTGCCCGTCTTCGCCTACCGGGAGATcgtcgtgggcggcggcggcgacggcgacaagGAGCCGTTCGACTGCGCGGTGTGCCTGTGCGAGTTCGACGCCGAGGACCGGCTCCGCCTGCTGCCGCTGTGCGGGCACGCCTTCCACCTCAACTGCATCGACACGTGGCTGCTCTCCAACTCCACCTGCCCACTCTGCCGCGGGGTGCTCTTCGCCCCGGGGTTCATGGGCGACGACGACCCCATGTTCGATTTCGAGGAGAGGCTGGAGGAAGGGAGGCTGTCAGAGGATTGCGACGACGGGTTTGGAATTGGATTGCCTGGGCAGAAGGCTTCAGGGTTGGCGCAGACGCCAGCAGCTGAGAAGAGGGTGTTCCCCGTGAAGCTGGGGAAGTTCAAGAATGTCGGAACACAGGGTGCCGTGCAAGGTGGCAATGCCAATGCCAACCCCAGTGTGTTGAGTAGGGATCAAGgggagagcagcagcagcagcctcgaTGGAAGGAGATGCTTCTCCATGGGCACCTATCAGTATGTTCTTGGTACTTCTGAGCTCCGGGTAGCTCTCCAACCTGGCCGGGTTAGGAACGGCGCTGGTGGTGCAATGAGGGGAAGACCTGCTGGTCTAAGTTCGATCAATGCTGATATTATGGAGGGGAAGAAGATCTGCGCGAGGAACAAAGGGGAAAGTTTCTCCGTGTCGAAGATTTGGCAATGGTCTAATCTGAAGGGCAAGCTACCTGCTGGTTCGGATGAATGTTCGGATGCTGGGAGCCTTCCATGGATGAAGAGAGGAGGTGCCGCGGATACATCAAACATATGA